One Patescibacteria group bacterium genomic window, GTTAGCCTTTGGCTCAAAACTGTTAATAACATTCGAAAGTAACCAAACAATATTTTTATCGGAAATGTAATTCTGCAGCATACCAATAAGAATTTGATGGTCTATTGATGCAAAAAACTTCCTTATATCGCACTTTAAAACCCAAGCCGTTCTTGTGTTATTTTTGGAAACTTTAAAGTAAAATTTACGAAATCTATTAAGTGCAGCGTGGGAGCCCTTATTAACACGGCACGAGTACGAATCGGCTATAAAATATTTGTCAAATACGGGATATAACATTCTATGTAAAGCGTGATGAAGCAACCTATCCCTAACCGTGGCTTTGTGAATAATTCTAGGTTTTGGATCGGAAATCTTAAACACAGTGTATTTTGAGTGTTTGTAACTTTTCGTCTTCAAATCTTTGCTTAATTGCAATATATTTTCCATTAAATTGTGTTCAAAAATCTGCACATCTATTCTTGCGCGTTTGCCATCCCTAAATTCCTTCCAAGCAACAAGAAGATTATCGGCAGATATGATATCCTGATATTTATGGGTGAATTTAATCATAATAACGGCACAAATTTACTTCCAATAGTAAAGCATGCAAAAGACACCTATATAATCTGGTTTGAGTATTTCCAAAAACTCCCCAAAATACATAGGTACACACTTGGACTAAGAATTGATGACTTATTTGTCGAAATAATTGAAAATCTAGCTTCTGCTGGATTTTCCAAACCTCCCGAAAAACAAGATTTTATAAACCTAACAATAAGAAAAAATGATACATTAAAAATTCTCCTGATGGTTCTTTGGGAAGTAAAATCTCTAGATAATAAAAAGTACATTCTTTTATCCAAGCAATTAGATGAGTTGGGGAAAATGTTAGGAGGTTGGATATTACATCTGCAAAAACAAAACTCCTCTAGTAAAATCTAGAGGAGAAATGAGAAGACTAGCGGGAAACGAACACAAAACGGTTGCTGGCATTCCAAAAGTTGTCGGGCTTGCCATAGTTAGCGTTGAGCCAACGAGTACCACCATTGCAATTCACATTGAACAGGTTCGGATCGCCATTGGAGTCGTTTACATACAAAGTATCTTCTATACCACCACTTTTTGAATATTCTCAAAGCTGAATCTTATTTGTGAACTAAATTCAACCAATACTTTGTACCAAGTATCCTCGTTTTTTTAAGTATAATACATCGCTCTAGTCCAAACCGTAATTGGGATTATTCTGGGTGTATGGATACTGGATTCGGTAGCGAACAGTTTTTAACCGTTTGCGTATTCACCTAATACCAAAGTCATTATAACAAAAACTCCGTCTCTTGTATCGGCATTAAAGCCCAAGAGACGGAGTCCAAAGGGGGCAAGACCAAAGCACAAAGGTCAAGATACAAACGACCCAGTGCAAAGGACCTACTTGCGGGAAACGAACACAAAACGGTAGCTGGCACTCCAAAAGCTGTCGGGCTCGCCATAGTCAGCGTAGAGCCAACGAGTACCACCATCGCAACCCACATCGAACAGGCTCGGATCGCCATGGGAGTCGCGGAGAGGTTCCATGGCAATGACCAACCACTCGTTGTCGGGCTGATCAGGGTACTGCAACCGCAGTTGCGGACCGACTTCGGCGGGACACAGTTCCCAACCCCGAGCCAGACCGGCTTTAAACACATTCCTCAGTTGGGTACCGTTGGGGTATCCCAACTCTGCAACCGTCGCAGTCACCAGATTCAACAACTGCTTGGATTGACCCAATGGCGTCTCGGCAAGGATATCACCAGCCCAAGTGCTGACTCTCGCACCAAAGGACTCGACAGCATGACGCAAAGTTTCGGCTTCGCTGTGAGTCCCGATTTCGATGGTCTTGAAGATTCTCGGCTTTCCCCACGGATTCTCCTTACGCAGGAACATCTTCTTCATGGCAGTCAGTCCTTTCTTTCTTGTACTCTTGACAGAGTTATTGATTATGTGCCACTGGCACAACTTGTAGCCGACATTATATACTATTTTGAAGGAAAAAGCAAAACCTATAGGATGTTTAAGAGAGGATTTGTAAACTGCCCGCCCGCAGTCGCCTTTGGCTCCAGCTTTGGCGGGCTAACTCGGCTGACGATAAGTGCTTCACAATGTTTGCACTTATCGAGCCTCGTAATGCGAACGAGCCGCGAAAATTACCATTCCGGTAAAGTGCAGCCCGTTCAAGTGGTGTTTTAAAATTATTTCTCGACCTTTAGGACAGGAAAAGGTCAGAAGCAGACACCATTGGATATCAGTTAAA contains:
- a CDS encoding reverse transcriptase/maturase family protein — its product is MIKFTHKYQDIISADNLLVAWKEFRDGKRARIDVQIFEHNLMENILQLSKDLKTKSYKHSKYTVFKISDPKPRIIHKATVRDRLLHHALHRMLYPVFDKYFIADSYSCRVNKGSHAALNRFRKFYFKVSKNNTRTAWVLKCDIRKFFASIDHQILIGMLQNYISDKNIVWLLSNVINSFEPKANKGLPLGNLTSQLFANIYMDKFDKFVKYVLRVKFYIRYTDDFVFLSHDKNALVELLPKIDNFLWKNLCLKLNEDKTVIKTVVSGVDFLGWVHFPDHRVLRTATKRHMFKNIACSNGNEKIVQSYLGLISHGNTFKLKHKIAKLGLNPHNL
- a CDS encoding four helix bundle protein — translated: MGEFNHNNGTNLLPIVKHAKDTYIIWFEYFQKLPKIHRYTLGLRIDDLFVEIIENLASAGFSKPPEKQDFINLTIRKNDTLKILLMVLWEVKSLDNKKYILLSKQLDELGKMLGGWILHLQKQNSSSKI